In Wenyingzhuangia fucanilytica, the following are encoded in one genomic region:
- a CDS encoding pseudouridine synthase, with protein MSTSKHLHFFKQNITGISIPKKFTYPFYYEPHPLSILAAEQLQEYLTYQKDFEHNFSETGKMFGVLVVKDLHKSIGFIAAVSGKLADTNIHHYFIPPIFDMLPLDGYYKIEEEKLNILTQQINDLEQAESYKNSLEILSKAQQNAIDEKESLRQEMISAKKARKQQRLAFEEEFNGDFLKEKLKALDQQSILSKLKKRDLTIFWDKKIADLKNDVAVFESKIHQLKKIRKEQSNALQQYLFNQYQFLNKKGDTKNLLDIFKETPLKIPPAAAGECAAPKLLQYAFANNLTPICMAEFWWGKAPNSEIRKHGQFYPACQGKCKPILGHMLSDMELEVNPLLNNPAIGKELEYLYEDEYMVVVNKPAEFLSVPGKTINDSVYLRIKQKYPNATGPLIVHRLDMSTSGIMLIALDKDTHENLQRQFIKRQVKKRYLALLDGIVKEKKGTIELPLRLDIDDRPRQLVCYEHGKPAKTLWKVLNHVDDNKTKIYFYPVTGRTHQLRVHASHPKGLNTPIIGDDLYGSKSDRLYLHAEHISLTHPVTKEKIEFKAKADF; from the coding sequence ATGTCTACATCCAAGCATTTACATTTTTTTAAACAAAATATTACAGGAATCTCTATTCCTAAAAAGTTTACCTATCCATTTTACTACGAACCCCATCCGTTAAGTATATTGGCTGCAGAACAACTGCAAGAATATTTAACTTATCAAAAAGATTTTGAACATAACTTTTCTGAAACAGGAAAAATGTTTGGAGTTTTAGTTGTAAAAGATTTACACAAAAGTATTGGATTTATTGCTGCTGTATCAGGAAAATTAGCTGATACCAACATCCATCATTATTTTATCCCCCCTATTTTTGATATGCTTCCTTTAGATGGATATTACAAAATAGAAGAGGAAAAATTAAATATTTTAACTCAACAAATAAACGACTTAGAACAAGCAGAATCTTATAAAAATAGTCTTGAAATACTTTCTAAAGCTCAACAAAATGCCATTGATGAAAAAGAGTCTTTAAGACAGGAAATGATTTCGGCCAAAAAAGCTAGAAAGCAGCAAAGACTAGCGTTTGAAGAAGAATTTAATGGTGATTTTTTAAAAGAAAAATTAAAAGCATTAGACCAGCAAAGTATTTTATCTAAATTAAAAAAGAGAGACTTAACCATTTTTTGGGATAAAAAAATTGCTGATTTAAAAAACGACGTAGCTGTTTTTGAATCAAAAATTCATCAATTAAAAAAAATTAGAAAAGAACAATCTAACGCTTTACAGCAATATCTTTTTAATCAATACCAATTTTTAAACAAAAAAGGTGACACCAAAAATTTGTTAGATATTTTTAAAGAAACTCCTTTAAAAATTCCACCAGCTGCTGCAGGAGAATGTGCTGCCCCAAAGCTATTACAATATGCTTTTGCCAATAACTTAACCCCTATTTGTATGGCAGAATTTTGGTGGGGAAAAGCTCCAAATTCTGAAATTAGAAAACATGGTCAATTTTACCCTGCTTGCCAAGGAAAGTGTAAACCAATTTTAGGACACATGCTCTCTGATATGGAATTAGAAGTAAATCCTTTACTTAACAATCCTGCAATTGGAAAAGAATTAGAATATTTATACGAAGATGAATATATGGTGGTGGTAAATAAACCTGCTGAATTTTTATCAGTCCCAGGAAAAACTATTAATGATTCTGTTTATTTACGCATCAAACAAAAATATCCTAATGCAACTGGTCCTCTTATTGTTCACAGGCTAGACATGTCTACTTCTGGAATTATGCTAATTGCTTTAGACAAAGACACTCATGAAAATTTACAAAGACAATTTATTAAAAGGCAAGTAAAAAAACGCTACCTAGCTTTACTAGATGGAATTGTTAAAGAGAAAAAAGGAACTATTGAATTACCCTTGCGTTTGGATATAGATGACAGACCAAGACAATTGGTTTGTTATGAACATGGAAAACCTGCCAAAACACTTTGGAAGGTTCTCAACCATGTTGACGATAATAAAACTAAAATTTACTTTTATCCTGTTACTGGTAGAACCCATCAATTAAGAGTTCATGCCTCACATCCAAAAGGACTAAACACTCCTATTATTGGTGATGATTTATATGGTTCTAAATCCGATAGATTGTATTTACACGCAGAGCATATTTCTTTAACTCATCCTGTTACCAAAGAAAAAATTGAATTTAAAGCCAAAGCTGATTTTTAA
- a CDS encoding glycoside hydrolase family 16 protein, with protein MNKLFLYSCLLFLVISSYGQGKIIFQDDFNQSELDTTYWNYELGDGCPTLCGWGNEESQWYQKENIKVKDGFLHIKASKVNEQYFSGKITTKDKVSFKYGTIEVKAKVPNGKGLWPAAWLLGSDISEVGWPACGEIDMLEYLGRDPNYLYTSLHTPDSHGETINTKRTFVKGIDKGFHIYKTIWTKEAIIFYVDDILLYTFSPQIKNDKVWPYNKPFYLILNLAIGGKFGGKDIDDTALPEEFIVDYIKITQ; from the coding sequence ATGAATAAGTTATTTTTATATAGTTGTTTGTTGTTTTTAGTCATATCAAGTTATGGCCAAGGAAAAATTATTTTTCAGGATGACTTTAATCAATCAGAATTAGATACCACTTATTGGAATTATGAGTTAGGTGATGGTTGTCCTACTTTGTGTGGGTGGGGAAATGAAGAATCTCAATGGTATCAAAAAGAAAACATAAAAGTAAAAGATGGTTTTTTACATATCAAAGCATCTAAGGTAAACGAACAATATTTTTCAGGAAAAATCACCACAAAAGATAAAGTATCATTTAAATACGGAACAATTGAGGTGAAAGCGAAAGTTCCTAATGGGAAAGGTTTATGGCCTGCTGCTTGGTTATTAGGATCTGATATTAGTGAAGTAGGTTGGCCAGCTTGTGGCGAAATAGATATGTTAGAGTATTTAGGAAGGGATCCTAATTATTTATATACTTCTTTACATACTCCTGATAGTCATGGGGAAACTATTAATACCAAAAGAACTTTTGTGAAAGGTATTGATAAAGGTTTCCATATTTATAAAACCATATGGACTAAAGAGGCTATTATTTTTTACGTGGATGATATATTGTTGTATACTTTTTCACCACAAATTAAGAATGATAAAGTTTGGCCATATAACAAACCTTTTTATTTGATTTTAAATTTAGCTATTGGAGGTAAGTTTGGAGGGAAAGATATTGATGATACTGCTCTTCCGGAAGAATTTATTGTAGATTATATTAAAATAACCCAATAA